Proteins encoded within one genomic window of Methanothrix harundinacea 6Ac:
- a CDS encoding GNAT family N-acetyltransferase has product MKKRWPKKFWPETAIFERIHPGDRIFVGTGCGEPQHLVGALKRYVEKRPNSLTGAEMIHVWTLGIAPCAEEQFRENFRLNSFFVGSRSRDAINRGDADYTPIFLSEVPALFRHGAIPIDVALVQTSPPDRHGYLRLGISVDIVKAAVEAAEIVIAQINPRMPRIPGDGFVSVEEVDHLVFCDEPLLEYHDPAPDEIARKIGEYVARIVEDGSTIQVGYGSVPNAVLACLGEKKHLGVHTELFTDGIADLMKSGAVDNSRKTIDRGKAVASFCMGSAETYRYLDDNPLVEFRSIDYTNSPLVIAKNRRMTAINSALEIDLSGQATAESLAGSHYSGIGGQADFMRGSVLSQAGRSILALPSTADGGRTSRIVPTLRPGSGVTLSRGDVHYVVTEYGIAYLHAKNVRERALDLIAIAHPDFRPQLIEEAKRMGLIYGDQAFIPGEGGIYPESLEVRRTTKAGLPILLRPVKITDEPLLKEFFHQLSDDSLYSRFMTTKKELSHPWLQEFSVVDYSKKMVILATVEDRPAGRETVIGIGQYGLLGESMMAEVAYVVRDDYHRQGVGRELLARLTHLARKQGVQGFVAEVLSTNVRIFRMFQKMGFVVEKVWEEDGVYEMRTPFGEPGEVEGGGDACRD; this is encoded by the coding sequence ATGAAGAAGCGTTGGCCGAAGAAGTTCTGGCCGGAGACCGCCATCTTCGAGAGGATTCACCCCGGCGACCGGATCTTCGTCGGCACCGGCTGCGGCGAGCCCCAGCACCTCGTCGGAGCCCTGAAGAGGTACGTCGAGAAGAGGCCCAACTCCCTCACGGGCGCCGAGATGATCCACGTCTGGACCCTGGGGATCGCCCCTTGCGCCGAGGAGCAGTTTCGGGAGAACTTCCGGCTCAACTCCTTCTTCGTCGGGTCCCGGAGCAGGGACGCCATCAACCGGGGGGACGCCGACTACACCCCGATATTTTTGTCGGAGGTCCCGGCCCTCTTCCGCCATGGGGCGATCCCCATCGACGTCGCCCTCGTCCAGACCTCGCCCCCCGACCGGCACGGCTACCTGAGACTGGGGATCTCCGTCGACATCGTCAAGGCGGCGGTGGAGGCGGCCGAGATCGTCATCGCCCAGATCAACCCCAGGATGCCCCGGATCCCCGGCGACGGCTTCGTCTCCGTCGAGGAGGTCGACCATCTCGTCTTCTGCGATGAGCCCCTCCTGGAGTACCACGACCCCGCCCCCGACGAGATCGCCCGCAAGATCGGCGAGTACGTCGCCCGGATCGTCGAGGACGGCTCCACCATCCAGGTCGGCTACGGCTCGGTCCCCAACGCCGTCCTCGCATGCCTCGGCGAGAAGAAGCACCTGGGGGTCCATACCGAGCTCTTCACCGACGGGATTGCAGATTTGATGAAGTCGGGGGCCGTCGACAACTCTCGAAAGACGATCGACCGGGGTAAGGCCGTCGCCTCCTTCTGCATGGGCTCGGCGGAGACGTACAGGTATCTCGACGATAACCCCCTCGTCGAGTTCAGGTCGATCGATTATACCAACAGCCCCCTGGTGATAGCCAAGAACCGGAGGATGACCGCCATCAACAGCGCTCTCGAGATCGACCTCTCGGGGCAGGCGACGGCCGAGTCCCTGGCGGGATCCCACTACAGCGGGATCGGAGGCCAGGCGGACTTCATGCGGGGATCGGTCCTCTCGCAAGCCGGAAGGTCGATCCTCGCTCTTCCATCCACCGCCGACGGCGGTAGGACGTCGAGGATCGTCCCCACCCTGAGGCCCGGCTCCGGCGTAACCTTGAGCCGGGGGGACGTCCACTACGTCGTCACAGAATACGGGATCGCCTACCTCCACGCCAAGAACGTCCGGGAGAGGGCTCTGGACCTTATAGCCATCGCCCACCCCGACTTCCGCCCCCAGCTGATAGAGGAGGCGAAGAGGATGGGGCTGATCTACGGAGACCAGGCCTTCATCCCCGGCGAGGGCGGAATCTACCCCGAGAGCCTCGAGGTCCGGAGGACGACGAAGGCGGGCCTTCCCATCCTCCTGCGCCCCGTCAAGATCACCGACGAGCCCCTCCTCAAGGAGTTCTTCCACCAGCTATCCGACGATAGCCTCTACAGCCGGTTCATGACGACGAAGAAGGAGCTCTCCCACCCCTGGCTCCAGGAGTTCTCCGTCGTCGACTATTCTAAGAAGATGGTGATCCTCGCGACCGTAGAGGACCGGCCTGCGGGGAGGGAGACGGTCATCGGGATCGGCCAGTACGGCCTCTTGGGCGAGTCGATGATGGCGGAGGTCGCCTACGTCGTGAGGGACGACTACCACCGCCAGGGGGTGGGAAGAGAGCTTCTCGCCCGCCTCACCCACCTCGCTCGAAAGCAGGGGGTCCAGGGGTTCGTCGCCGAGGTCCTATCCACCAACGTCCGGATATTTCGAATGTTCCAGAAGATGGGCTTTGTGGTGGAGAAGGTCTGGGAGGAGGATGGGGTCTACGAGATGAGGACCCCCTTCGGCGAACCCGGCGAGGTCGAGGGTGGAGGGGACGCCTGCCGGGATTGA
- a CDS encoding citrate/2-methylcitrate synthase, giving the protein MERTKRYVTELILGAKGEAPAAPKGTNPIFDQMRGIDWPIRCTVGPGLEGAIACKSRVGFVNGSEGTLIYRGYDIFDLCAHSTFEEVSYLLLYGDLPTESELASFESRLNEYRFLPNTLRTLMNAPVERMNPMAALRLGTNLMHQRQTWRDSEDARPSLEDAIASDEDSIPMETRPTGERHAIYEFQRRHLRRPTDPRLAPDDAESMDSCIHLIAGMATLAAAIGRLRRGRLPIEPDPELGHAANLLYMMTGRRPTPVEERVMDVSLILHADHGMNASTFACLVVASTMSDIYFSVDAGIGALYVFSSILNSCELT; this is encoded by the coding sequence ATGGAGAGGACGAAGAGATATGTCACGGAGCTGATCCTGGGCGCCAAAGGTGAGGCGCCCGCGGCTCCCAAAGGGACGAATCCCATCTTCGACCAGATGAGGGGGATTGACTGGCCGATAAGATGTACCGTGGGGCCTGGCCTTGAAGGGGCGATAGCCTGCAAGAGCCGGGTGGGCTTCGTCAACGGCTCTGAAGGCACCCTCATCTACCGCGGCTACGACATCTTCGATCTCTGCGCCCACTCCACCTTCGAGGAGGTCTCCTACCTCCTCCTCTACGGCGACCTCCCGACGGAGAGCGAGCTAGCCTCCTTCGAGAGCCGACTGAATGAATACCGCTTCCTTCCCAACACCCTCCGGACGCTGATGAACGCCCCGGTGGAGAGGATGAACCCCATGGCAGCCCTGAGGCTGGGGACGAACTTGATGCATCAGAGGCAGACCTGGCGGGACAGCGAGGACGCGAGGCCATCCCTGGAGGACGCCATAGCCTCCGACGAGGACTCGATCCCCATGGAGACCCGGCCGACAGGGGAGAGGCATGCGATATACGAGTTCCAGAGGCGGCACCTCCGACGGCCTACAGACCCGAGACTGGCCCCCGACGACGCCGAGAGCATGGATAGCTGTATCCACCTGATCGCAGGGATGGCGACCCTGGCGGCCGCCATCGGTCGGCTGAGGAGGGGCCGCCTGCCCATCGAGCCCGATCCAGAGCTCGGCCACGCCGCGAACCTCCTCTACATGATGACGGGGCGAAGGCCGACGCCGGTGGAGGAGAGGGTGATGGACGTCTCCCTCATCCTCCACGCCGACCACGGGATGAACGCCAGCACCTTCGCCTGTCTTGTCGTCGCCTCCACCATGTCAGACATCTACTTCTCCGTCGATGCGGGGATAGGGGCGCTGTATGTGTTTAGCTCCATCCTCAATTCATGCGAATTGACCTAG
- a CDS encoding type II toxin-antitoxin system HicB family antitoxin: MKAKFNVLVERDEDGYYVATVPSLPGCHTQAKSLDELMERAKEAIELYLEVEKEFVLHD, translated from the coding sequence ATGAAGGCCAAGTTCAACGTCCTCGTCGAACGGGACGAGGACGGATACTACGTCGCCACCGTCCCCTCCCTCCCCGGATGCCATACCCAGGCAAAGAGCCTGGATGAGCTCATGGAGCGGGCGAAAGAGGCGATAGAGCTGTACCTCGAAGTGGAGAAAGAATTTGTTCTTCATGATTAA
- a CDS encoding vWA domain-containing protein, which translates to MKIPSTMISVICLGAAVIISLGSAWGLDTGALSGDDKGDWYRFAPPSSPEGLSPEGPSADEGGGESIWITDLDGKERRTALEIPMGAWARLMIAPSSEGDLELLIGYPTGTVQKIPAESVETGRLYSSWFQAEWPGKYLIWFSLDGEESEPVQLDVQEELIVFEGAGPAAPGSYAAGGPGLGGPAMYAAPAASPSIGFAVGGAKDIENFRENIELDYLPLPTDVTYEGLFYDYSFETGQKEECQKLFCPTYSSAISRDPISGEPQRYLSVGLNSGISDFARKKLNLVVVLDYSGSMGSPFNEYYYDRFGSRVDVEVDSGLSKSKMEIADRAVVELLGHLEVEDRFGLVVFSDEAYLVDPLTRIDDKDLDALKAAIIEIEEYGGTNMEAGMMKGTAAFGKYGEIDPAEEENRIIFITDAMPNLGETGEGGLLRILRENARKGIYTTFIGVGVDFNTELVEEISKVRGANYYSVHSAKEFEERMDEEFDFMVTPLVFDLLLRIEAPGYRIDKVYGSPEADEATGEIMRVNTLFPSRAEEGEVKGGTILIKLYRVSDDPRIALSVSYRDRNGSEDGAEAAVIFPEAEGDFYENDGIRKAILLSRYADLLKNWIIDERSALDQDAPVEPSVTLEDGIVVPGPLLGEWERQSLPLTVSEGYRVFFELFRSHFETESVALGDPDLQQEVVVLDKLSGGEG; encoded by the coding sequence ATGAAGATCCCCTCGACGATGATATCCGTCATATGCCTCGGAGCCGCCGTCATCATCTCCCTGGGTTCCGCCTGGGGGCTCGATACTGGAGCGCTTTCAGGAGATGACAAGGGCGACTGGTACAGATTTGCTCCTCCTTCCTCCCCGGAGGGGCTCTCCCCCGAGGGCCCCTCCGCCGACGAAGGCGGTGGCGAAAGCATCTGGATAACCGACCTGGACGGGAAGGAGAGGAGGACGGCCCTGGAGATCCCCATGGGGGCGTGGGCTAGGCTGATGATCGCCCCTTCATCGGAGGGGGATCTCGAGCTCCTCATAGGGTACCCCACGGGAACGGTCCAGAAGATACCGGCTGAGTCTGTGGAGACGGGCAGGCTTTATTCCAGCTGGTTCCAGGCCGAATGGCCGGGGAAGTACCTGATCTGGTTCTCCCTGGACGGGGAGGAGAGCGAACCCGTCCAGCTCGACGTTCAGGAGGAGCTGATCGTCTTTGAGGGGGCTGGACCGGCGGCGCCGGGGTCTTATGCAGCCGGAGGTCCGGGGCTTGGGGGACCTGCCATGTACGCGGCCCCGGCGGCGAGCCCGTCAATAGGCTTCGCCGTCGGGGGGGCCAAGGACATCGAGAACTTCCGGGAGAACATAGAGCTGGATTACCTCCCCCTCCCGACGGACGTCACCTACGAGGGGCTCTTCTACGACTACAGCTTTGAGACCGGCCAGAAGGAGGAATGCCAGAAGCTCTTCTGCCCCACTTACAGCTCTGCCATATCGAGGGATCCCATCTCCGGCGAGCCGCAGCGATACCTATCTGTCGGCCTCAACTCGGGGATCTCCGACTTTGCCAGAAAGAAGCTGAACCTGGTCGTCGTCCTCGACTACTCCGGCTCCATGGGAAGCCCCTTCAACGAATACTACTACGACCGTTTCGGGAGCCGGGTTGATGTCGAGGTGGATTCCGGCCTCAGCAAGTCGAAGATGGAGATCGCCGATCGGGCGGTGGTGGAGCTCTTGGGCCATCTGGAGGTGGAGGACAGGTTCGGCCTCGTAGTCTTCAGCGACGAGGCCTACCTCGTCGATCCCCTCACCAGGATCGACGATAAGGATCTGGATGCCCTCAAGGCCGCCATAATCGAGATCGAGGAGTACGGCGGGACGAACATGGAGGCGGGGATGATGAAGGGAACGGCCGCCTTCGGCAAGTATGGGGAGATCGACCCTGCCGAGGAGGAGAACAGGATCATCTTCATCACCGATGCCATGCCGAACCTGGGGGAGACGGGGGAGGGAGGACTCCTGAGGATCCTCCGGGAGAACGCCCGAAAGGGGATTTACACCACCTTCATCGGGGTGGGGGTGGACTTCAACACCGAGCTCGTGGAGGAGATCTCCAAGGTCCGGGGAGCCAACTACTACTCGGTCCACTCGGCGAAGGAGTTTGAAGAGAGGATGGACGAGGAGTTCGATTTCATGGTGACTCCCCTGGTCTTCGACCTCCTCCTCCGGATCGAGGCTCCCGGATACAGGATAGATAAGGTCTACGGGTCTCCGGAGGCGGATGAGGCTACGGGGGAGATCATGAGGGTGAACACCCTCTTTCCCTCCAGGGCGGAGGAGGGGGAGGTGAAGGGCGGGACCATATTGATCAAGCTCTACCGGGTCTCCGACGACCCGAGGATCGCCCTATCGGTCAGCTACCGGGATAGGAATGGGTCCGAAGACGGCGCCGAGGCGGCGGTGATCTTCCCCGAGGCGGAGGGCGACTTCTACGAGAACGACGGAATAAGAAAGGCGATCCTCTTGTCGAGGTATGCAGACCTTCTGAAGAACTGGATCATCGATGAGAGGTCGGCCCTGGACCAGGATGCTCCGGTTGAGCCCTCCGTCACCCTCGAGGACGGGATCGTCGTCCCCGGTCCTCTCCTGGGGGAGTGGGAGCGGCAGTCGCTGCCCCTGACGGTATCGGAGGGTTATCGGGTCTTCTTCGAGCTCTTCAGGAGCCACTTCGAGACCGAGAGCGTAGCCCTGGGAGATCCCGACCTCCAGCAGGAGGTGGTCGTCCTCGATAAGCTGAGCGGGGGGGAGGGGTGA
- a CDS encoding formylmethanofuran dehydrogenase subunit C, whose translation MKLKGLMEEAYRGRVREKKRLEERRGEFLLGFEDLAARLKERPKREEVELLAPQDGESIRELLMSASPRDKKEGTIWGYLTSIAAERLPSPLVIPPRNYAGLELAGGTLILDGGTPPSGGAEKAPWRRAHHLGERMSGGRLVVLGGAGDYLGQEMRGGGIVALSCGDYAFRKMAGGWGVVRGAAGNYLAVGNSGGRVVVKGGAGARSGWLMRSGRIRIGGDAGEYLGLMMRGGEISVGGGAGARAGWRMKGGLIEAGDYGPEAGAERVGGRLLRREDL comes from the coding sequence TTGAAGCTGAAGGGGCTGATGGAGGAGGCGTACCGGGGAAGGGTGAGGGAGAAGAAGAGGCTTGAAGAGAGGAGGGGCGAGTTTCTCCTGGGGTTTGAGGACCTGGCCGCGAGGCTGAAGGAGAGGCCGAAGAGGGAGGAGGTGGAGCTCCTCGCGCCCCAGGACGGCGAATCGATCCGGGAACTCCTCATGTCCGCCTCCCCCCGGGACAAGAAGGAGGGAACGATCTGGGGATATCTCACCAGCATCGCCGCTGAGAGGCTCCCATCGCCCCTGGTGATCCCCCCCCGGAACTATGCGGGGCTGGAGCTGGCGGGTGGGACTCTGATCCTGGACGGCGGAACGCCCCCCTCCGGCGGGGCGGAGAAGGCTCCTTGGAGGAGGGCTCACCACCTGGGGGAGAGGATGTCGGGGGGGAGGCTCGTCGTCCTGGGTGGCGCTGGCGACTACCTGGGGCAGGAGATGAGGGGCGGGGGGATTGTAGCCCTCTCCTGCGGGGATTACGCCTTCAGGAAGATGGCCGGCGGATGGGGTGTCGTCCGGGGGGCGGCTGGAAACTACCTGGCTGTAGGAAACTCCGGAGGGAGGGTGGTGGTGAAGGGCGGGGCAGGGGCGAGGTCGGGGTGGCTGATGAGGTCGGGTAGGATCAGAATAGGTGGAGATGCGGGCGAGTACCTGGGGCTGATGATGAGGGGAGGGGAGATCTCGGTCGGGGGCGGGGCCGGAGCCAGGGCCGGCTGGAGGATGAAGGGCGGCCTGATCGAGGCCGGGGATTACGGTCCGGAGGCGGGGGCTGAGAGGGTTGGGGGGAGACTCCTCCGAAGAGAGGATCTCTGA
- the rbr gene encoding rubrerythrin yields the protein MKSLKGTQTEKNILTAFAGESQARNRYNFFASQAKKEGYEQISAIFAETADNEKEHAKRLFKFLVEGGEAEVRASFPAGVIGPTVENLRAAAAGEKHEYSEMYPEFAAKADAEGFPEVAETMRNIAAAEVGHEKRFLALAKNIDDGTVFKREGVVSWRCRNCGYIHEGAEAPEECPACEHERAYFELLCENY from the coding sequence ATGAAGAGCTTGAAAGGAACCCAGACCGAGAAGAATATCCTCACCGCCTTTGCGGGAGAATCCCAGGCCCGAAACCGGTACAACTTCTTCGCCTCCCAGGCGAAGAAGGAGGGGTACGAGCAGATCTCCGCCATCTTCGCCGAGACCGCCGATAACGAGAAGGAGCACGCAAAAAGGCTCTTCAAGTTCCTGGTGGAGGGCGGCGAGGCCGAGGTCCGGGCGTCCTTCCCCGCCGGGGTCATCGGGCCGACGGTGGAGAACCTCCGGGCGGCGGCCGCCGGGGAGAAGCACGAGTACTCGGAGATGTACCCGGAGTTTGCGGCGAAAGCCGATGCGGAGGGCTTCCCCGAGGTCGCCGAGACGATGAGAAATATCGCCGCCGCCGAGGTCGGCCACGAGAAGAGGTTCCTCGCCCTGGCGAAGAACATCGACGACGGGACGGTCTTCAAGCGCGAGGGGGTCGTAAGCTGGAGGTGCAGGAACTGCGGCTACATCCACGAGGGGGCCGAAGCGCCGGAGGAGTGCCCCGCCTGCGAACACGAGAGGGCCTACTTCGAGCTCCTCTGCGAGAACTACTGA
- a CDS encoding nucleotidyltransferase family protein — translation MDEESDIDILIEFEGIRSHLDFAHLKNELEDAVNRRVDLLTCKSLHARLKDRILAEQIPILKVSSGTILWGRDRSLRLAFHR, via the coding sequence ATGGACGAAGAGAGCGACATCGACATCCTGATCGAGTTCGAGGGAATAAGGAGCCACCTCGACTTCGCCCACCTCAAAAACGAGCTGGAGGACGCCGTGAACAGGCGGGTGGACCTCCTCACCTGCAAGTCGCTCCATGCCAGGCTGAAAGACCGAATCCTGGCCGAGCAGATCCCGATACTAAAGGTCTCGTCTGGGACTATTCTGTGGGGTCGAGACCGCTCCTTAAGACTGGCTTTCCATCGCTGA
- a CDS encoding VWA domain-containing protein, giving the protein MGGDSSEERISEIWERSRSNWHRPQLPRPIVYGSGGGEGFPFRSYRIVVGEDELERGDLYIENLFDHLIVHYLLCPRSLDTAGRLALAALAGLEGRSDGLARRMVNIFSDIVVDTFRLQRSEEDEEKVLLGWRELARRELSPLDGAVVGLLGLLWGVDLPCRDRPEAEELLSIFSWGVKDRSRWPRQCQQMARTLGALAPGILGGGRVPSMEGLGGDAPSPPLSGIASEVEPEEYRKALSVLGIDGDLVRWYRDQSYSIVIRPAGIAKKSFYPSGLVKWRFSDPPSELDVPYSLSLAPRLIPGVTTYRRSQEWCGMKAGSERVPDLLVVLDSSGSMDGHRRGTKTHAATLAAFKASIFAHSRGAEVAAISFSDRMVIQKWTRDIAAVEMVLVQHLGSRTHIPGQEVLNLTKERPGCLILCITDTHIQNLYGEWEAIQEAAAIGRFVLFSIDEANKNRLVEEALGELGAVYHINRLDDLLSLVIETAEEAYRPREARRGRSNGESFISSERMGSG; this is encoded by the coding sequence TTGGGGGGAGACTCCTCCGAAGAGAGGATCTCTGAGATCTGGGAGAGGTCCAGGTCCAACTGGCACCGCCCCCAGCTCCCAAGGCCGATCGTCTACGGGTCCGGAGGGGGCGAGGGGTTTCCCTTCAGAAGCTATCGGATCGTCGTCGGGGAAGATGAGCTTGAGAGGGGCGATCTCTATATCGAGAACCTCTTCGACCACCTGATCGTCCACTACCTCTTATGCCCCCGGTCCCTCGATACGGCGGGAAGGCTCGCCCTGGCGGCCCTGGCCGGCCTTGAGGGCCGCTCCGATGGCCTGGCGAGGCGGATGGTGAACATCTTCTCCGACATCGTCGTCGATACCTTCCGCCTCCAGAGGAGCGAGGAGGACGAGGAGAAGGTCCTCCTCGGCTGGAGGGAGCTGGCAAGGCGGGAGCTATCACCCCTGGACGGGGCGGTGGTGGGGCTGTTGGGGCTGCTCTGGGGGGTAGACCTACCCTGCCGGGACCGGCCTGAGGCGGAGGAGCTCCTCTCGATCTTCAGCTGGGGGGTGAAGGATAGGTCGAGGTGGCCGAGGCAGTGCCAGCAGATGGCGAGGACCCTCGGGGCCCTGGCCCCGGGGATCCTGGGGGGCGGGAGGGTTCCATCGATGGAGGGGCTGGGAGGAGACGCTCCCTCGCCCCCCCTCTCGGGGATAGCCTCGGAGGTGGAGCCGGAGGAGTACCGCAAGGCCCTCTCGGTCCTGGGGATCGATGGGGACCTCGTCCGATGGTACCGGGACCAGAGCTACAGCATCGTGATCAGGCCTGCAGGGATCGCCAAAAAGAGCTTCTACCCCTCGGGGCTCGTCAAGTGGAGGTTCTCGGATCCTCCCAGCGAGCTGGACGTCCCCTACTCCCTCAGCCTCGCGCCCCGGCTCATCCCCGGAGTCACCACCTACAGGAGAAGCCAGGAGTGGTGCGGGATGAAGGCGGGGAGCGAGCGGGTCCCCGACCTCCTCGTCGTCCTGGACAGCAGCGGCTCGATGGACGGCCACCGCCGGGGGACGAAGACCCACGCGGCGACCCTCGCCGCCTTCAAGGCGAGCATCTTCGCCCATTCCCGGGGGGCGGAGGTGGCGGCGATCAGCTTCAGCGACCGGATGGTTATCCAGAAGTGGACGAGGGATATAGCCGCCGTAGAAATGGTCCTCGTCCAGCACCTGGGGTCCCGGACCCACATCCCCGGCCAGGAGGTGCTGAATCTCACGAAGGAGAGGCCCGGCTGCCTCATCCTCTGCATCACCGACACCCACATCCAGAACCTCTACGGCGAATGGGAGGCCATCCAGGAGGCGGCAGCCATAGGAAGGTTCGTCCTCTTCTCCATCGACGAGGCTAACAAGAACAGGCTGGTGGAGGAGGCCCTCGGAGAGCTGGGAGCCGTCTACCACATAAACCGCCTCGACGACCTCCTCTCCCTCGTCATCGAGACCGCCGAGGAGGCCTATCGCCCCCGGGAGGCTCGGCGGGGGCGGAGCAACGGGGAAAGTTTTATCTCCTCCGAGCGAATGGGGTCAGGCTGA
- the wrbA gene encoding NAD(P)H:quinone oxidoreductase: protein MKVLVLYYTMNGHTHRLAEAVAEGAHQVKGAKVEMRRVPETLSEAELARRGASAEAAEIFSEVPVCRVEELAEADAIVFGTPSYLGNMAGQMRSFLDSTGDLWRNNLLVGKVGGVFVSSGSQHGGQEAAILAFIPTLLHLGMIVVGLPYTFENQRRIDSVAGGSPYGASTIVGRAGERWPSETELAAARFQGKHIAEITSKIVG, encoded by the coding sequence TTGAAGGTACTGGTATTATACTACACCATGAACGGCCACACCCACCGGCTGGCCGAGGCGGTGGCCGAGGGAGCCCACCAGGTGAAGGGAGCAAAGGTCGAAATGCGCCGGGTCCCCGAGACCCTCTCGGAGGCGGAGCTGGCAAGGAGGGGGGCCTCCGCCGAGGCGGCGGAGATCTTCTCAGAGGTTCCGGTCTGCAGAGTCGAGGAGCTGGCGGAGGCGGATGCCATAGTCTTCGGGACGCCTTCCTACCTGGGGAACATGGCGGGGCAGATGAGGAGCTTCCTCGACTCCACCGGCGACCTCTGGAGGAATAACCTCCTGGTGGGGAAGGTGGGAGGGGTCTTCGTCTCCTCCGGGTCCCAGCACGGCGGCCAGGAGGCGGCGATCCTCGCCTTCATCCCGACCCTCCTCCACCTGGGGATGATCGTCGTCGGCCTCCCCTACACCTTCGAGAACCAGAGGAGGATCGACTCCGTCGCCGGGGGTTCCCCCTACGGGGCCTCCACCATCGTAGGTAGAGCTGGCGAGAGGTGGCCGAGCGAGACGGAGCTTGCTGCCGCCCGGTTCCAGGGAAAGCACATTGCAGAGATCACGTCTAAGATCGTCGGCTGA
- a CDS encoding restriction endonuclease codes for MHDKYNPIETTKAGTRYERLAAMVFRHIEKYGVVLHNRRLIRDTGVKHQIDVTINNNDNKRRVLVECKDFNLSGEKIGLPIIRDFWAVVDDIKPDDAIVLTCTGFTRDAILFAKMKGIRLAILRRFDEEDKENRIESINVNLHTILLHKSCSLKYYFPSQEDINNFKFQLMNAKIPVDNYCYSNAPIFLQINNETIQLGNFIDSIITQMNIYLYLKTEKNYSATKIYSDVEFQIEDLPQHKIHIDEIILEDIQTSHIPHPSLFTPKSEEKGVMTISHRIRITAKINLRGSAVKILNCDKIPINGLILNYDITLTKFNFEMYSRKIAELILQEFGDDDDLVICDEEISCLSIDPNSGEVLKRT; via the coding sequence TTGCACGATAAATACAATCCCATAGAGACCACAAAAGCAGGTACACGGTATGAGAGATTGGCAGCAATGGTTTTTAGGCACATTGAAAAATATGGAGTAGTTCTACATAATCGTAGGCTAATTAGAGATACAGGAGTTAAGCATCAAATTGATGTTACAATTAATAATAATGATAATAAGCGCCGAGTTTTGGTCGAATGCAAAGATTTCAATTTATCCGGAGAGAAAATCGGACTTCCAATAATCCGTGATTTTTGGGCCGTGGTTGATGATATAAAGCCTGATGATGCAATCGTTCTTACATGCACTGGTTTTACAAGAGATGCTATTCTCTTCGCCAAGATGAAAGGTATCAGATTAGCAATTCTTCGGAGATTCGATGAGGAAGACAAAGAAAATCGCATCGAATCAATTAATGTTAATTTGCATACCATATTACTCCATAAAAGTTGTAGTCTCAAATATTATTTCCCTAGTCAGGAAGATATTAATAATTTTAAATTTCAGTTAATGAATGCTAAAATTCCTGTAGATAATTATTGCTACAGCAATGCCCCAATATTTTTACAAATTAATAATGAGACAATCCAACTCGGGAATTTCATTGATTCGATAATCACTCAAATGAATATATATTTATATCTAAAAACTGAAAAGAATTATAGTGCAACAAAAATTTACAGCGATGTAGAATTCCAAATAGAGGATCTGCCTCAACATAAAATCCATATAGATGAGATAATTTTAGAAGATATTCAAACGTCCCATATTCCGCATCCTTCGTTATTTACTCCAAAATCGGAGGAAAAAGGAGTTATGACAATTTCACATCGAATTAGAATCACTGCCAAGATAAATCTCAGAGGAAGTGCGGTTAAAATTTTAAATTGCGATAAAATCCCAATCAATGGCCTTATTTTAAATTACGATATTACTCTAACAAAGTTTAATTTTGAGATGTATTCAAGGAAAATTGCCGAACTAATTCTTCAGGAATTCGGTGACGACGATGATTTAGTGATTTGTGACGAAGAGATCAGTTGTTTATCAATAGATCCAAATAGTGGTGAAGTTCTAAAACGAACCTGA